The Athalia rosae chromosome 4, iyAthRosa1.1, whole genome shotgun sequence DNA segment CTCGCGATACATTACTAAAGAAATCGTTAAGATGAAGAGCATCGATGTAACGATAACCGCGTTCCATGTCGACGGTGCCAGTGGTACCAGAAACGCATTTCTAATCGAATGGCTCTTGGGATGTTTGAAAAGAAATCCGGTCCTTGAAATTACGAATCGGAGTTCCTATATCGATTAAGTGAAATATTTATGCAACAAACTTGCCAGAAGGGGTAGTTTTGTACGACAGGTGTGCAGTATTCCAATCGTTCTTCGGTAATAACGGTACCGCCGAGGGTGAAATCGGCTTCCCCTCGTCCCAAGGCGCCCATCATCCCAAAATAAGGTCCATTCCAACGACCGCCGTAGTCATGCCAAGTGGATATTTCCACCCTAGTAATTACCGTATACTTCCattccttccctttttttctgaatttgttCTCACTGACTTGTAAAACGACGATGTACTCACGAGTagttgaagaaatttcgagGGATTCCGCTAAGAGCGTAGCTAAATTTCGATATATTGTCGTAGGTCTTATTCGCGAGATCGGAAAGATACTTATTCAAATCACGTTCATCGGGGTTCATGTAGGCGGTctgtggatcgaaaaaaaaataaagtcgaATCCGCCTACTACTGACCGATATAATCAAGAAATAgagaagatataaaaaaaagtataggaTATAATCCTCTCACAACTGTAGCAAATTTCAGAGTAATCCCAGTAAGATTTTGGCGCCGATAGACAAAACTTTGAAGATCAATTACGTCCAAACCTTCGGACGTACTCCATGTGCCGATAAAAGTTACATTAAGATTTCCATTTCGATCGCTTCCGGTGTTATACACATCGTACAACTCCAATGCTCCTTCCGACGCAATCGCTAAAACGATGTCGGCGTCGACGCTCAAGTTCAACTTGGTCATTAATTCTACGGCGTAACTTTCATTGTTACCGATTAACAACCAAACGTACGAATGGTTGAACATTTTATTACAGGAGGcctaaaaatggaacaaaaatcCAGCTGATTTTGTCGTTGCCTTCGCGTCTGAGTCCTATCTTGGAATTCGTTGAATATCACCTgcattatcaatttttcagtaTCGTGGCACTCCAGGTCCGCCACGACGTTCAACCTGCGATAGCTGAAGTTTAATAtactctttatttcttttttattcgatgaaatgaaaagtggATCTGAGAGCACGGAGCTGACAGAAGCATTCGCCAATTTTCGACTCAAGGTCAAAGTGTCTGCAAAATTTAACAAGGACTTTTTCAACCGTATGTAATTACTACAGTTGGAAaggcatggaaaaaaaagaattgaataaaaatttaaaaagcaAAGTCGACAAGGATATCATGATGGCAGTGATTGATTGTTAAACGACTTCCTATTATCCTTACCAAAATCTCTTTGGCAGAGAAAAGCTGAAAGCAATCGACTGGCGTTTTTATATTCGATGTAATCCAGGATGAATTCTCCAAGATCGTCGGAATTCATCGAAGCTCGAATTTGCGTCACGAACATAAAGCTGATGAAAATACGTAGccgcatttttttccaaattccacTTGCAGGTactaataaaaatcgaaattgttATTCCAAATTCTTTGACTGTTGTTACGAGTGGAAAAGCAACCGGCCTATACCGTAAgcggaatttatttatagcgCGTACGAATCACTCGACACGTAAAACGAGTTTTTCAATCATGGTACATCCCTCCCATTactcccttttattttttaaacattcaTTTTCGCGAATATTAACGTCGAGGTGACTCTGCGTGGACTCGATTTAACAGATGATTATAAACGAGAACTGAATCAGCTTTCACCGCACgttgaaaagaattaaaataaaaagatacaCACGCACATGCACATGtatgtgaaaattaaaacagGAGGATAAAAGTGATTTCTCAACGCAGATTTTAAAATATATACTCGTAAAAATTCGGTAATTCTTTTGGCGTTTTTTTAAATAGGTAAATATTggctgtaataattattattccgaTCACACAGCTCATAAGACATCGATAACATGTTATCCACTCGGTGTTTTTCAAGACACTGAAATTTTTAACTACAAAATTTCCTCTACCTTTTCAACCTTCTTCGCTGCCTATACAGACTTCGATATGATATCTGTCGGCAACGTTTCAGTCACATTGTGCATGATTTATCAAATCTATTCAGGAATGCGACACGTCaaataaagaaacaattttcaatgtGAATTATTTGCCTGAATTCTGAtgtcagaaaatttcaacgagtcTTCATCGACTCTGGATTTCAAGCTCTGACAGGGCTCTCGGGATAtcttttaatatttcatttgatttctttgAACGTTTTCATCGGACGTGATGACAGTCGCTGTTTAGAGATATGACATCGCATTACTCGGACCGGACTGACCCCTCAGACCTTCGGGCATATTTGACAAGAATATACCTACAATACTGCGGAATATTACTGTCGGTGGACTAACGTGATACGACCACAAATTATTAAGATGGAGAGGAAtaaattgatcaaaaaatatgattaaCTCTTGTTCATTTCGATTCGATGCACGTATATTTTTCTACAGACTGCACCGCACTGCATACTTATAAACGCGGCTACCAGGTTGGACTTGCGCGGCGCacggagataaaaagaagaaaaattgaaaaaattgattccatATAATCAGATATAATGTGCATGACTCAGTTCACCGTGTAACGCGTTATTTATAGTGCGAGCGCTAAGTACCGCGATCCAActttaaataataaatgtaacATGTATTCCGCAATTGGCATTCGAATATTGGAAACGTCGCGTTGAACGATCCGAATAATTGGGATTCACACTtgcagaggaagaaaaaaattacacgcgaATGATGGGAAACGGGTGGTAAAAATTGTATGTTGCTCgttgctcgaaaaattgatcggtaCGTGATCGTGTCGGTcacaatatttattcataatcaCGTGGTCAGGCGGAGAACATATACGAGAGAGTCTAATCTTATTGTGTGTCCTGGAATAACGCTAATTAACTTTATCTGAAAACAGCGATACGCCGATTATATATTTTGCAGGTCCCGAAGCCTCCGTATTTTTCGACGTATAGGACGGCACCGGCTATCGACAGACCGAAGCTGAGTAAAAataaggctggagaaaaatcCTCGAGGGATACGGGCGTCGGAATCGAGCTGTGACTCTCTGGACATTTTGGCTTACGATAATTCCACACTTGACGCAAACGATCGCCCATTCCACGTTCCATGATCTGCCGCATCCTGCGACgaggtatgaaataaaaattagaacaCTCGTCGTTTCGAATTCAACTTATGTCACACTGACCCGTAAGTGACCATCTTCTTGAAGGGCGAATGTTTGCTCGTTACCGTGGCCGTGTGTTTTGGAGGAAATAATTCTACCTCGGTGAGATCGCATATTTGGTCCTCGGTAAAGGTATCCTGAAATTGGTGAACTAATTTTCTATTATACTGGTTATCGGggtgaaatgattttactCGTAATTAATCACCGTGATAATTTTGTATGCGGTTCCGCTGTCTACTTGAAAAGCGAATCCGCCCTTTTGGACCCTTCGAAGACCCTCGCGTGGGTCAAGGTAAGCAGATCTCCTGCCTGGACGATTTACAAAAGGCAATACTTTGCGTTTGTGGAGTTCTATGCCAACTGGGTCATTGGTAGTCTAAAATTGAAGGAGATGTAAAAATTCATGACGATGAATTCCAATGGTTCACGATACGCGAATGATAATAAGCTCTCACCGCGAAGTAGTCGTAGTTGTAGGCAATATCTTCGATTCCCAACTGCAAATCACTATCCAGAAGTGCTTTCAAATTGTTTATGTATCGAGGAGGTTCAGCGAGAAGGGAACCAACGATACTTgccgaataaaattgatagagAAGCAATCCCcagatgaaaacgaaaatgaaaacgatacGTCCGGAGTAAAAGCGCGGCCCTTCCGTTAGTCCTGAAAATAACTAGCGGATTAGGAAGAGATAATAATCGGGATTTcactttcattttccaatGATTGACGTCGAGCTTTTTTACCCTGCTGGTACAAGGCGGACAAGACGATCAAAGCCGACTCCGAACAAGGTTGAATTTCGAGGGTAGTTTCGGGAGTGCGTTGATTTAATAAAAGATCGAACCGGACCGTGGTCCACAACAACAACCAGCACATTACGGTCATCGCCAAAGTTATTATCCAAATTTCTTGGGCGAATGGCCGGAGAAATCCGTTACGTATAGAAGCTTGCTTTGGATGACGAAAAATGATAACAGGTCTAAAAGCAAAAAGCGAATGTGCTGCTGTATATTTAGCCAAGTGGAGAGTTCAATTtctgaatagaaaataaaaaatttcattggatATCCCGACCTTGCCACATACGTCTGTACCGTATATTCGGCCACGTCGATACGCTCTTCTTTAAATTGCAATGGTGTTGCGCCAAGATCGACTCGTCCTGCGATCATGTCACCCAACATTCCATCGAATGTCCCATTTATAAGGTACCCCCATGAAGTGGCATTCAGAAGGTTTATCCTGAAGAGTGAATAATCAGCGAAAATACTAGAGATTCGGTATCCTTACGGAAACGGGTTCGATGATTAAATGAATCAATTTACTTGAAATTATAGTAATCACGCAGTTGACAAACCAAGGCGTAATTGAAACGATGCATAGTGTCAACGTGTCGGTTAATGGGATTCGATATGTACGTCATAAAATCTGGTGTTGGATTATGAGTAAGCtgtaagtaaaaataaatgacattGCATGGCTCAATTAATTGGGCTaatgtaattgaattttacaaagaaaaatataacaacaataatcgtCAACCTACAACGATGGAGGCGTTGAGGGAAAGTCCATGAAGATTACCACGTCGTTTGTACTTGTACTGATTAAATCTCAGGGTCAGACCTTGCTCCGGGCCCCACTGCCCTATATAAGTAACATTGAGTGCACCTCCGTGTCGATAACTTGGATTATAAACGTCAAAgagttcgaaaatattttcaactgcATCCTCTACGGCGATTACCATTTCTGTCGCTATTGTAAGTGGCAATTTACGAAGCAAAGGCTTCGGTGCAGGTTTCTTGGTAAGGAGAAGCCAAAAATACGATTCGTTGAACGGAATATTTTGGCCGACAAACTACAAtaacataattttttattttatttcgattagtTGATTGTAGTGAGTCGTTTTACCTGTTCAAAAACTTGATTACTTCTCGGACAATCCAAGTCCAGGACGACACCAAGTTTGTAGTAGTTTACGGTCAAAATTCGATGCATGTCCAAGTTATCGTTGGGAATTGAAACGAATCCAGTTTTTAATCCGGAATTCATCAGCTCCCGATATAATTTTACGCTCTCTGTCACACAATTATAATTTAGAGTACGTAAGTAGGGATTTTCATATGACTCATTTAGGGGAATAAAATTATCTGGCTTATTGAAAAGAAGTATAGGTCTATTATTTCAATAACAAAATGATAGTTGCATCGCTGCAGAACATTTTGAAGGCTGCTGATTATATGAGCCGAGTTAATTTCACCCATCGTAAACTCTTCGTAATAATTTATGGCCTCGGGGTGCCGAGATGATCATGGCGAATTCTTTTATACTCAGATTATAGTCAGTCGTTAGAGATAAAACCTTCGATCGTTAATGATGATTGCATCATAATAATCTGTGTAACTGGAAACAACGAATTAAATTTACTTGCACAGGAACGTACCGAAACTATTCCAGCAGGTGAACACCGTGACTTGATGAATGAATTTCTCCGCGAAATAGTCctttaaaaaatttgccaCGGGAATTTTTTCGCTCATCGAAGGCCAAAAAATCGTTCCCATTAATAggacgaaaagaagaagagtcATTTCGGCTGTTGGGACAATTTTCGCGTGCGGTTTCCCGATAACTTTCCAATTTCCAATGAGCCCGACTTCGGGGTAGAGTGTGGGAATTATCAACCTTATAACAAGCTCTAGTTACAAAACGCCGCTTCCACCAGGATTACTTATGCACATTTGCATAAATACACCCCCAGAGCTTGACGTGCACTCGTCAATTTCGCCGTTGCATAATTTCAATCTGGCTGATGGAATGACCGTTTATTGCGTTCGGTATATCGATCAGCTATCAGCCCACGCAAGAAATCATGATTCCTTGGAATAAACTGAAAACCCTCGAACGGTGATTAACGTATTATCATAGATACGAGATTAAGTTAAAATCAATTTGAAAGCAAAGGACTTTGTCTTAGGCAAATCCTCTTTACTTCAAATATCCAAATGATTCTTACAATTCGGCAACGATCCACTTCGGAATGACACCTGCGACTCGAAGCTTTTTCCGCTTCACTTATCGGAAACTTGTTTTTCGTACTACTGTTATTGGGTCTCAAATCTTAGtcttcaaaaaaaatcgaaatacgtgtacgtgcagGTGTTTTCTACCGGGGCAAAAATCATAGACATTATAAGGGTGGCTTGGATAGGTATACGCTCCTTTGAAATTCTGATGATTTATCTATCGGAACGATAGGCAAGAAACCTAGGCATACACTTACTGATAAGTATACAGCTATAGATATTGCAGTCAATGTACAATCCTGTCTACCCTGCATATTGTATAAATCTAAAGGATTTACGTCACCCGTCATGGTTTATACGTGTTGTTAGAATAAACGTATGAAAATCGTCGTGATTTCATCGAATTAAACAATTCACCttagatgaaaaacaaaagtctGACAGTTGATGAAACTGGTTCTTCCACCGATATCAAGACCACTTGTGACTCATATTTAATCACAGTTTCTAATCGCTTGTGTGGTTGCCATCAAGAACTTTCCAGCTCAGATCTGAAATTTATCGTTAAACATTGATAAATTACATCTGTCGTGATTGATTATATTATTCGACTTCGATCTGGTATCAGTCTCTTGTTATTCATCACGTTTTACCGGTTATCACGTAGAAGTATGATTCACCAAGTTCTAGTTAAGGAAatcatttcttttacttttactccAGGGATAATTTCTGtttccgattttatttttgaataatttctgatTTCGTACTCATCTCATCATCCCGTTTCATCTTATGTGATaagcagaaaaataaatggtaaaTCCAAgtataaaattaacaaaaaaatttaattttcactatACTTACAGCCCGTTCCAGAAATCATTCAAGAAAATAATAgcaacaatattaataataataatattaataataataataataacaataacagaaAATTTGACCAGGGTACAAATCATTATTACAACGATCGTATTATTTCATCCGTCGATAATTAAATATACTTAAATAATGAAAGTTACAGTAATTTTGTGATGTGGTGAACGGTAAAGTTCATagcataaaatatatgtatatatgtacattcggttaattatcaaatgaaaaattacaaagaccTATAACAAATTAAAAGAATagacaaataaatttcacttaatacatacgaataaaatagtgtaaaataatattacacgATAACAACGTGTCATTTCAATGAAGAATCAATCGGTTTTATGATGTTGCTCATACAATTGGTTGttctttgatgaaaaaagagaacagatACCATGCATTCACATCTCATATTTATGAGATGGAACGATCGATTGGAATCGGACTCcgcattttgtaatttttcgtcgatataTTAGCATCCGTGTAACATGATTGTGGGTATAAGAGAAGGCGAAATATTTTGGTATAATCCTTTATAGTATCAAAAATACTAGTCTTTTCACGTGAGAGTGCGTACGATTGTGAGAGCCTTAGAAACGAGGTCGAGTTACTCGTTGAATAATCCGTAAATATTAGGAATATAGCTAACCACGAGTAAAGAACGCTGCTTCTtcgatgataaatttattctTCATCACCGCTGTAGtgctgaaaataaatgtacattTGCGGATAAGTTAGAGGTCTGCAAGGTTGGAACAACGTAACTTCTACCGTCCACCTTAATGATCTGTTGCTGTTAATGATAAGTCCCGCGGTATGGAttatgaatttcgaaattaaaaaggGTGAAAGGTCGCTGGTCACAGTATCAAACTGAATGATGTACATTTTGAATACGAGGAAATTTATTATCACAATAGTTACAGTTCTTGAATGATGTGACCGTGAGATTTGTCTCGAACAAAAGTATGTTTGTGTATAATGTACCTTAATACTATAGAAAACCGTCCTGATGGCAAGTTGTGCGTAtacaatgtatgtacgttaAAGCTATCCGGGAGTGTAACGCATAGAAATTTATACACGCATGTATCGTACATTCTTAGAACTTTCATCTGCGTTAGCGAATAATagactttcgaaatttcattttggaAGACATGAGCGTCATGTATAGAGGTCAACGTAGTACTTTGATTTTTGGGAAAatatcgctgatttttttaatGCCACAAAACGCACCGGGAAGAATCAATACTCATTTTCAATTGGAAGACTGATGGTAGTCGCAGAAACCATGTCTAAGTAACTATAAGACTGACTGTATAATTGTCGCGCTACTCGTTTCAAGTTATTGATGACTTGCTAATGAATTTTATTGCtcgcatttttcattttgataaagttagaaaatttaacaaaatgaaaatgtagaggataaaatgaaatcacaATTACATGAAGAGTATAGAGATATCTCACCTACTAAGTATAATAAACTATCATAATACTGCAAtaacgacagaaaaaaaaaatcactgttATTCGGATGAGTGCGCATGAATTTGATGATACATAATGATTAGTCCTATATCATCATTGAATAATGTAACGGTTTAAATTTGCGGAGACTTGATAGAATGTACCTTGAGAGCTGCTTTAAAACCAATAGTAACAAGAATTCCTAAGCCAAACATTATAGCATGGGGCAAGTATTTTATTCCAGGGATATCTGGCCTCTTTGCCGTCAAAAAGTTGAGCAGTTTGAGCTTGTTGTCTGTGTAGGGAGGATAGCGACAGCTGAAATCATCatggtaataaaaatatgtcaAAACATTAGAAGAATAGTATTGAAgataaatgataatatttatactcACGACGAGATGGCTTCTCCCAAACCATTGAATGATTTTATAAGAGCACCTTTTTTGTGCACAAATGTATCAAAAGTGTACTTTCCATGGTAGTTTCCCATACCAGAGCTTCCAACTCCGCCAAATGGCAATGTTTCAACTAAATCACAAGATAGTCTAATAGTTAGTGATACTCGTTATTgttagtgaaaaataaaatattgagaaTCGAAGATATGTATGAATAAGATGAAATTTAATACAGTGTGAAATCAAAGATTCTCCCCAAATCAAACAAAGtagaagaaaagtgaaaagaaagaatccaGTAATATAAAACTAGCATGCCTGGATGAATGACTGTAGAAAATGACCCCTAGGCCGTGATAGATTTtgagaataattttaatacctGCAAGGTGTAAGACAGTTTCGTTCACACAGACACCACCGCTACTTGtgttttccaaaatcaaagaCACATCTGCTTTATTGTCGCTAAATATATACATCGCCAATGGCTTCTCCCTGCACCACACAATGCAATCGAGAAAAACTGTTATCATTCAAGTCCTTTTCATATACAGAGATATAAACAATACAATGAGATGCTTTGAACACTGTAAGAACCTCATACAACacaatggaaatggaaattaaATAAGATCAGTCATACTCATAAAAAGAATAACTTAGGAAAAAAACATCTGAAATAATTCGTATGCTTACTCCCaactaaatgaaaaaaaaaacatgcccCTGTAACTTGTTGCAACCAATCTGTTAATATAATACAAGATGGTTGGATTTGATTTGTACAAGATTCAAGACATGCACGATTGAAGGATTCGTTAGCTGAAACTTTGTACAGTTTTGCATGTAGTACATCTCACCCATAAAGAGAGATAAGAAATTACGAAAGCTGAGAATCCCTGTAGTGTACTACCGAGTAATTtgctaatttttatattttatggaAATCAACAGAGAGAACCAATTCCCGAAAATAAGTGTGGACATTTGCCCAGACTTGCAGCTATTCCGCACTCACCAGCAAATTGCACCACCACATCATTAACGCAAAGACTACCACTCTGCGTCTGACCTATCAAtaaatcttgaatttttttgtccttgCAGAATAGGTACAAGGTGAGAGGGGATGGgctaaatataaaaaataaaatttaactcGCTCCTAGCTAATTATATACCGTACAATAAAAACTTCAACtgagtaagaagaaaaatcaacaaagtattcaaaattcaaatgttgaaatttactATTGCACTACTTCTTTGGAGCTATAATGTTAagcaaaaacttgaaacttacCGGCTATTCACGAACTTAATAGCTTCATAGGCATTGGAAATGGTAACAATTGGCAAAATTGGTCCGAATATTTCCTCACGCATGATTGGGTCTGTAGCTTTAACATCAACCAATATTGTTGGtgcaatgaatttttcagcagCATCTGTTTCTCCGCCAATAGCCACTTTACCATTTCCGGACAGGAAACTGACTAGACGTCTAGGAAATGGAATAATTGCTTTAAAATTAGACTATTATCAATAAGATGCATACACAGTTTTATTTCtaatgtgataaaaaaaacttactgAAAATGACGATCACTGACGATCCGAGGAAGATCTGGGCTTTCTTTTGGGTTTTCTCCATACCATGTCTTTAGTACCTTCTTTGCTTCTAGCAGAATTTTGTCTTGAATTTCAGGGGTACACAACACATAGTCAGGAGCTACACAGGTCTGACCAGCATTAATAAACTTTCCCCACAAAAGCCGCTTGACACTTATAGGGATATCTGCAGTGCTATCTATGTAAACTgggctaaaaaaaattgctttgTTATACTTGCTGCTATGCTCAATGCATCCGATCAGATTATGTgatgtattgaaaaattttgtaatcatAAACCTTTTTCCACCAAGCTCAAGGGTCACCGGAGTCAAGTGTTTGTTGGCAGCATCTCGAActatttttccaactgatgTTGATCCcgtgtaaaaaatatagtCAAACCTTTCCTTTAACAGCTCTGTTGTCTCATTAACACCACCCAATAGTATTTGACAGCAATCCTAAGACATTCAGACTTGAAATAAAAGGGCAATTGGAATTTGTACATAACACCAATTCAAACTAGTACACTTGAAGTGAATTCACAGATTTTTCTGACATACATTGTCTAAATATTTTGGGACTAATTCAGCAATTATTTTCGCACATGACTGAGCAACCTCTGAAGGTTTAAGGATAACACAGTTTCCAGCAGCAATAGCACCCATCATGGGAACCAATGAAAGTTGGATAGGATAATTCCATGCCCCTATTACGAGCACTACTCCATATGGATCTTTAAATATTTTGACCTCATCCAAAATATTGACAAGTCCTTTTGGTGGCTGAAAAGTATTTTGATACATTGAGCATGACTTCAggttgaatgtaaaaaatagcTTAGGAGCTCTAACTGggaggattaaaaaaaactacctTTTCAGGTGATGTCCAttctttcaagttttcaatcaTATGTAAAGTctcattttttgtaaattgCAACTCCAGAACAACGTTTTCATACTTGCACTGTAATAAATATAAGGAGTAAgtttgaaaagagaagaagcaAATAGAGTGGCAAAAGTATGACCATGAACATATTACATACACGCCTCAAATCTGCTGTAAGAGCTGCATGCAACAATGatagattttcatcaatcattcGCACAAATGCCTTCAGTTGCCTCAGCCTCCACTCCAATGGGCGTGTTTTGCCACTTAAAAATGCATCACGCGATTTTTGTACaatctgaaaaataaagattacAACTTCccacaaaaaatttccagcaaaaaaatgaatgacttTTAATAATGATTAAACAGTTTGCTGGACAAAAGATTAATGTAAAGGCTCCTTATCCAACCTGTGCTCAGAAGCACTATGGTTAAATCTTAGCTTTTACTGGTGAATTCAAATCGGAGCAGCATATACTTGACACTAAAAGGTCTTTTAATGGAAATCTTGAACCTTGATCCCGGCTTCACTTGGCACTCATCTCATTTACATGTTCATACACGATGTTTCATCAGATATACAAAATCCTTGCTGCTATCACGTAATATTAATTGAGTTGCTTCAGTAAAATGCTAATAGATTAAACTTTGCAAAAGCTATCTATATAAATGGACAGAATTTTATGCACTGTCATTTGTatgatttcaaacaaaaattctttATTTGGAATGAGTGAAGATCGATTTTAGATAACTTGAGAACAAGAAACTTTAGAAGAGACCTTCAAGTCACCACGGTTGATACCACTAATTGctactaataaaaaaaaaatggggaactTACATCAGCGTAGTTGGacattgttgaattttcgtttaCGAGAgctgaaacgagaaaaattgaaataaaaaacgttaGTAATTCAAGAGTGAATTTATGAATCTTATCAGGACTGATAAGGAATAACAGgacacacaaaaaaaataaagtgtgGGTTTGACAGTACGCGAAAATCTGTTAAGTATgatagaagtaaaaaaattaat contains these protein-coding regions:
- the LOC105687447 gene encoding uncharacterized protein LOC105687447, which codes for MTLLLFVLLMGTIFWPSMSEKIPVANFLKDYFAEKFIHQVTVFTCWNSFESVKLYRELMNSGLKTGFVSIPNDNLDMHRILTVNYYKLGVVLDLDCPRSNQVFEQFVGQNIPFNESYFWLLLTKKPAPKPLLRKLPLTIATEMVIAVEDAVENIFELFDVYNPSYRHGGALNVTYIGQWGPEQGLTLRFNQYKYKRRGNLHGLSLNASIVLTHNPTPDFMTYISNPINRHVDTMHRFNYALVCQLRDYYNFKINLLNATSWGYLINGTFDGMLGDMIAGRVDLGATPLQFKEERIDVAEYTVQTYVARPVIIFRHPKQASIRNGFLRPFAQEIWIITLAMTVMCWLLLWTTVRFDLLLNQRTPETTLEIQPCSESALIVLSALYQQGLTEGPRFYSGRIVFIFVFIWGLLLYQFYSASIVGSLLAEPPRYINNLKALLDSDLQLGIEDIAYNYDYFATTNDPVGIELHKRKVLPFVNRPGRRSAYLDPREGLRRVQKGGFAFQVDSGTAYKIITDTFTEDQICDLTEVELFPPKHTATVTSKHSPFKKMVTYGMRQIMERGMGDRLRQVWNYRKPKCPESHSSIPTPVSLEDFSPALFLLSFGLSIAGAVLYVEKYGGFGTCKIYNRRIAQFRFLLVPASGIWKKMRLRIFISFMFVTQIRASMNSDDLGEFILDYIEYKNASRLLSAFLCQRDFDTLTLSRKLANASVSSVLSDPLFISSNKKEIKSILNFSYRRLNVVADLECHDTEKLIMQASCNKMFNHSYVWLLIGNNESYAVELMTKLNLSVDADIVLAIASEGALELYDVYNTGSDRNGNLNVTFIGTWSTSEGLDVIDLQSFVYRRQNLTGITLKFATVTAYMNPDERDLNKYLSDLANKTYDNISKFSYALSGIPRNFFNYSVEISTWHDYGGRWNGPYFGMMGALGRGEADFTLGGTVITEERLEYCTPVVQNYPFWTGFLFKHPKSHSIRNAFLVPLAPSTWNAVIVTSMLFILTISLVMYRERKSYENPWSFGVCITLATLLQQGWSISPPGYSGRILFFVFMVFSMLLYNFYSASVVSSLLSDPPQNIRTMADLLDSGIPAAFENVSYVPHYFEISTVPAEKSFWEKRLLDKGIPKVLPRPEGILRVKDGGFAYHTTPNDAYEKISQEFSQPEICSLAEITFIRRSILALWGTRENPYTEHLRIIHRRLEEVGILAREQKRWFASKPECLAGVTTLNSITLADVAPAFLALLMGTLLALVILAVERAHYFMVKNNR